The following proteins are encoded in a genomic region of Nicotiana sylvestris chromosome 4, ASM39365v2, whole genome shotgun sequence:
- the LOC104239599 gene encoding probable ribose-5-phosphate isomerase 2 — MAIAYPHFFVSEKSKNLKQQPSLMVSSTPSSPPVILSQDELKKIAAYKAVEFVESGMVVGLGTGSTAKHAVARIGELLKLGKLKNIVGIPTSTITHEQAVSLGIPLSDLNTHSILDLAIDGADEVDREMNLVKGRGGSLLREKMVEAACKKFIVIVDESKLVSHLGGSGLAMPVEIVPFCWEFTLKRLEMLFIEAGCVGKLRRTVGGEPYVTDNGNYIIDLYFKSDMGDLKAASDAILRLAGVVEHGMFLDMATTVIVAGKLGVSVTNK; from the coding sequence ATGGCCATTGCATACCCACATTTCTTTGTTTCTGAAAAGTCCAAGAATTTGAAGCAGCAGCCATCATTGATGGTTTCTTCTACCCCATCATCACCACCTGTCATTTTATCCCAAGATGAGCTGAAAAAAATTGCAGCATATAAAGCTGTAGAATTTGTTGAGTCAGGTATGGTTGTGGGTCTTGGTACAGGTTCCACAGCTAAACATGCTGTGGCAAGAATAGGTGAATTATTAAAGCTAGGGAAATTAAAGAACATTGTAGGAATACCCACATCAACAATTACCCATGAACAAGCTGTTTCATTAGGGATTCCTTTGTCTGATTTAAATACACATTCAATTCTTGATTTGGCAATTGATGGTGCTGATGAAGTTGACCGAGAAATGAATTTGGTTAAAGGGAGAGGAGGGTCGTTGCTTAGGGAGAAAATGGTAGAGGCTGCTTGTAAGAAATTTATAGTTATTGTTGATGAGTCAAAGTTGGTGAGTCATTTGGGTGGAAGTGGACTTGCTATGCCTGTTGAGATTGTGCCCTTTTGTTGGGAAtttactttgaaaaggttggaAATGTTGTTTATTGAAGCTGGTTGTGTTGGGAAGCTGAGGAGGACAGTTGGGGGTGAGCCTTATGTTACAGATAACGGGAATTATATTATTGACTTGTATTTCAAGAGTGATATGGGTGATTTAAAAGCTGCAAGTGATGCAATTTTGAGGCTTGCTGGTGTGGTTGAGCATGGCATGTTTCTTGATATGGCGACGACCGTGATCGTGGCTGGGAAACTTGGTGTCTCAGTTACTAATAAGTAG
- the LOC104239600 gene encoding uncharacterized protein has translation MTLAMKREANDQNDYNGGNVDENMIILRKRIQEMKMIEKNYEPPAEWMDWEKKIYGNYNSSICEAMGLLQSLLMNTRPSLALGMVVLVALSVSTSTFVVLFHLVEFTKRVLAGVHIC, from the coding sequence ATGACTTTGGCTATGAAAAGAGAAGCCAATGATCAAAACGATTATAATGGTGGAAATGTGGACGAAAACATGATTATACTTAGAAAAAGGATTCAAGAGATGAAGATGATTGAGAAGAATTACGAGCCACCAGCAGAGTGGATGGATTGGGAGAAGAAGATTTATGGGAATTATAATTCGAGTATTTGTGAAGCTATGGGATTATTGCAATCTTTGTTGATGAATACAAGGCCAAGCTTGGCTTTAGGGATGGTTGTACTTGTTGCATTGAGTGTGTCCACATCAACTTTTGTTGTGCTTTTTCATCTCGTAGAATTTACTAAAAGGGTTTTGGCTGGTGTTCATATTTGTTAA